The proteins below are encoded in one region of Sphingobium sp. CR2-8:
- a CDS encoding SDR family oxidoreductase → MSADEGTRMSGRLDGKVALITAAAAGIGRATAQRFVAEGARVIATDRDAQALEGLDGCEWRALDATDDAAVRALAAEVGPIDILANIAGVVHAGNILECSQEDWDFALSLNMTAMYHTIRAFLPGMLDKGAGSIVNMSSIASSVKGIPNRFAYGASKAGVIGLTKAVAADFVGQGVRCNCICPGTIDTPSLQQRLHDTGDYAAAQAAFIARQPMGRLGRAEEIAGLVLYLASDDAAFTTGAVHVIDGGWVN, encoded by the coding sequence ATGTCTGCCGACGAGGGCACGCGCATGAGCGGGCGTCTGGACGGCAAGGTCGCGCTGATCACGGCGGCGGCGGCGGGCATCGGCCGCGCTACGGCGCAGCGCTTCGTGGCGGAAGGCGCGCGCGTCATCGCGACCGATCGCGACGCGCAGGCGCTCGAAGGGCTGGACGGTTGCGAATGGCGCGCGCTCGACGCGACCGACGACGCGGCGGTGCGCGCATTGGCGGCGGAGGTCGGTCCGATCGACATCCTCGCCAACATCGCGGGCGTCGTCCATGCGGGCAATATCCTGGAATGTAGCCAGGAGGATTGGGACTTCGCCCTCTCGCTCAACATGACCGCCATGTATCACACGATCCGCGCCTTCCTGCCTGGCATGTTGGACAAAGGCGCCGGATCGATCGTCAACATGTCCTCCATCGCCAGTTCGGTGAAGGGCATCCCCAACCGCTTCGCCTATGGCGCTAGCAAGGCGGGCGTCATCGGCCTGACCAAGGCAGTGGCGGCCGATTTCGTGGGGCAGGGGGTGCGGTGCAACTGCATCTGCCCCGGCACGATCGATACGCCCTCGCTGCAACAGCGGCTCCACGACACCGGCGACTATGCCGCCGCGCAGGCCGCCTTCATCGCGCGCCAGCCCATGGGCCGCCTGGGTCGGGCGGAGGAGATCGCCGGCCTCGTCCTCTATCTCGCCAGCGATGACGCTGCCTTCACCACCGGCGCGGTGCATGTGATCGACGGCGGCTGGGTGAACTGA
- a CDS encoding L-rhamnose mutarotase: protein MRHVLLIDLVDDAQAIAQYETWHASGALPPAIGASIRAADVTAMDIYRSGHRLVMVMETGPGFDAAAKAAADAADPAVQAWETQMDAVQRPLPWGHPDAKWTQAVPIFSLDEQP from the coding sequence ATGCGCCATGTTCTTCTGATCGATCTGGTCGACGATGCACAGGCCATCGCGCAATATGAGACGTGGCATGCGTCGGGCGCATTGCCACCCGCGATCGGCGCCAGCATCCGCGCGGCGGACGTGACCGCGATGGACATCTACCGCAGCGGCCATCGCCTGGTCATGGTGATGGAAACCGGCCCCGGTTTCGATGCCGCGGCCAAGGCGGCGGCCGACGCCGCCGATCCGGCGGTGCAGGCATGGGAAACGCAGATGGACGCCGTCCAGCGCCCGCTCCCTTGGGGCCATCCGGACGCCAAATGGACGCAGGCCGTCCCCATCTTCTCCCTCGACGAACAGCCCTGA
- a CDS encoding DUF5597 domain-containing protein, giving the protein MILTRTLIAATLVLATPALAQGDVPHIQSKAGRHALIVDGAPFLVLGGQVNNSSNYPAPLEKVWATLDRIGANTVEAPIAWEQLEPKEGQYDFSFVQTLLDEARKHDKRIVLLWFGAWKNTGLAYTPDWVKLDNRRFPRMKTKDGQDHGVLSPHGAATLAADKRAFLQLMTYIRDNDAQNTVILVQPENEVGSYKNPRDYGATAQKLFDGPVPGALTKALKKPGGNWAAVFGDQADRAFNTWHTARYIDALAAAGKAIKPLPMYVNASLGDPFAKPDPMALSSGGPQGDVIDIWKAAAPSIDFAAPDIYDRASRNVFKHLDLYTRPDNALMVPEIGNAAEYARYFWATLGRGAIGFAPFGMDDTGYYNYPLGAKRFDDATLDAFATKYRVIASAPWARLAFDHPVWGAAKPDDGAPVSTTMGDWTITASFGQWQFGQREWFPKADLPAWATEPTGGTVVAQLSANEFLFTGDHVRLNFAAKDGSAPGGMIVKVEEGHFDKGAWVMDRIWNGDQTDYGLNIIDQPVWIKVTMGRYR; this is encoded by the coding sequence ATGATCCTGACCCGGACCCTGATCGCCGCGACGCTTGTGCTCGCCACCCCCGCCCTGGCGCAGGGCGACGTGCCCCATATCCAGAGCAAGGCGGGCCGCCACGCCCTGATCGTGGACGGCGCGCCGTTTCTGGTCCTGGGCGGACAGGTCAACAACAGCAGCAATTATCCCGCTCCGCTGGAAAAGGTGTGGGCGACGCTCGACCGGATCGGCGCGAACACGGTGGAAGCGCCGATCGCCTGGGAACAGCTGGAGCCGAAGGAAGGCCAATATGACTTCTCCTTCGTCCAGACATTGCTCGATGAAGCGCGCAAGCATGACAAGCGCATCGTCCTGCTCTGGTTCGGCGCGTGGAAGAATACCGGTCTGGCTTACACGCCCGACTGGGTGAAGCTCGACAATCGTCGCTTTCCACGGATGAAGACGAAGGACGGCCAGGATCATGGCGTCCTGTCGCCTCACGGCGCGGCGACGCTGGCCGCCGACAAGCGCGCCTTCCTCCAGCTCATGACCTATATCCGCGACAATGACGCGCAGAATACGGTCATTCTGGTGCAGCCGGAAAATGAGGTCGGCAGCTACAAGAACCCGCGCGATTACGGCGCGACGGCGCAGAAGCTGTTCGACGGGCCGGTGCCGGGGGCGCTGACGAAGGCGTTGAAGAAGCCCGGCGGCAACTGGGCGGCCGTCTTCGGCGATCAGGCCGACCGCGCCTTCAACACATGGCATACCGCCCGTTACATCGATGCGCTGGCGGCGGCGGGCAAGGCGATCAAGCCGCTGCCCATGTATGTGAACGCATCGCTGGGCGATCCCTTCGCCAAGCCTGATCCGATGGCGCTGTCGAGCGGCGGGCCGCAGGGCGACGTCATCGACATCTGGAAGGCGGCGGCCCCTTCGATCGATTTCGCCGCGCCCGACATCTACGACCGGGCGAGCCGCAACGTGTTCAAGCATCTCGATCTCTACACCCGGCCGGACAATGCGCTGATGGTGCCCGAAATCGGCAATGCGGCCGAATATGCGCGCTATTTCTGGGCGACGCTGGGGCGCGGGGCGATCGGCTTCGCGCCGTTCGGCATGGACGATACCGGCTATTATAACTATCCGCTGGGGGCCAAGCGCTTCGACGACGCCACGCTGGACGCCTTCGCCACCAAATATCGCGTGATCGCATCCGCGCCCTGGGCCAGACTCGCGTTCGACCATCCCGTCTGGGGCGCGGCCAAGCCCGACGATGGCGCGCCCGTCAGCACCACCATGGGCGACTGGACGATCACCGCCAGCTTCGGCCAATGGCAGTTCGGCCAGCGCGAATGGTTCCCCAAGGCGGACCTGCCCGCCTGGGCGACCGAGCCGACCGGCGGCACGGTGGTGGCGCAACTGTCGGCCAACGAGTTTCTGTTCACCGGCGACCATGTCCGCCTGAACTTCGCCGCGAAGGACGGCAGCGCGCCGGGCGGCATGATCGTCAAGGTGGAAGAAGGCCATTTCGACAAGGGCGCGTGGGTCATGGATCGCATCTGGAACGGAGATCAGACCGATTACGGCCTCAACATCATCGACCAGCCCGTCTGGATCAAGGTGACGATGGGCCGCTATCGCTGA
- a CDS encoding LacI family DNA-binding transcriptional regulator: MPQTGPSHGGNEPTIVDVAAMAGVSIRTVSRVLNQSPKVNRETRARIQVAIDALNFRPSLRARALAKGRSFLIGLVHNDRNALVLDSVQRGVGREATRRGYEVICHSVPVGDPGAADDVLGFARRARVDGLVVMPPVSDMVGLPDALKGDHVPAVAISAVPIRGYGAVLLSRERQAAGDVARHLIGLGHRRIAMITGPQDMISAIERRAGFVEALAEVGAAPAAEMEGDYSLAAGVAAANSLLAASPAPTAIFAANDIMAAGVLKVAAERGIAVPAALSVVGFDGSIVAEMLTPALTTVARPFGAMAEMATRHLIDLIEGAPLSELTSPMLSIVPAQSTAAPG; the protein is encoded by the coding sequence ATGCCCCAAACCGGACCCAGCCATGGCGGCAACGAGCCGACGATCGTCGATGTGGCCGCCATGGCGGGCGTGTCGATCCGCACGGTGTCGCGGGTGCTCAACCAGTCGCCCAAGGTGAACAGGGAGACGCGGGCCCGTATCCAGGTCGCGATCGACGCGCTGAATTTCCGGCCCAGCCTGCGCGCCCGCGCCCTGGCGAAGGGCCGCTCCTTCCTGATCGGCCTGGTGCATAATGATCGCAACGCGCTGGTACTGGACAGCGTGCAGCGCGGTGTCGGGCGGGAAGCGACGCGGCGCGGCTATGAGGTGATCTGCCATAGCGTGCCGGTCGGCGATCCCGGCGCGGCGGACGATGTGCTGGGCTTTGCCCGGCGCGCGCGCGTCGACGGGCTGGTGGTGATGCCGCCGGTGTCGGACATGGTCGGCCTGCCCGATGCGTTGAAGGGCGATCATGTTCCGGCGGTCGCGATTTCGGCCGTGCCGATACGGGGCTATGGGGCGGTGCTGCTGTCGCGGGAACGACAGGCGGCGGGCGATGTGGCGCGGCACCTGATCGGGCTGGGGCATAGGCGGATCGCGATGATCACCGGGCCGCAGGACATGATATCGGCGATCGAGCGCCGCGCCGGTTTCGTGGAGGCGCTGGCAGAGGTTGGGGCCGCACCGGCGGCGGAGATGGAGGGCGACTACAGCCTGGCGGCGGGGGTGGCGGCGGCGAACAGCCTGCTCGCGGCGTCCCCCGCGCCCACCGCCATCTTTGCGGCCAACGACATCATGGCGGCGGGCGTCTTGAAGGTTGCGGCAGAGCGCGGGATCGCCGTGCCCGCTGCGCTGTCGGTGGTCGGCTTCGACGGCAGCATTGTGGCGGAAATGCTGACCCCCGCCCTCACCACCGTCGCCCGCCCCTTTGGCGCCATGGCGGAAATGGCGACGCGCCACCTGATCGACCTGATCGAGGGCGCGCCCCTGTCCGAGCTGACCAGCCCGATGCTGTCGATCGTCCCGGCGCAATCGACCGCTGCGCCGGGATGA
- the uxaC gene encoding glucuronate isomerase produces MTQLSLDPNRLFPADPGTRAIARGLYDSVAALPIVSPHGHTDPAWFATDTAWDNATALLLAPDHYLYRMLYSQGISLKDLGVPAHGVPGDADPRAAWRIFASNQHLFRGTPSRMWLDHVFAALFGFDVILSEKTADHYYDRIGELLATPAFRPRALFDRFNIELIATTEGAHERLDHHAAIRASDWSGQVVTAYRPDAVIDPEHEDFHASMAAFAELTGEDVMTWRGYLRAHARRRQDFIAMGATSTDHGHPSARTANLSDAESAALFDKIIGKDWTAADAELFRAQILTEMARLSLEDGLVMQIHPGACRNHNSWLHQHYGRDKGADIPGRTDYVGGLKPLLDRFGNEARLSIILFTLDETTYSRELAPLAGHYPCLKLGPAWWFHDSPEGMMRFREMTTETAGFYNTVGFNDDTRAFLSIPARHDVARRVDCAFLARLVAEGRLRDWEAQELAEDLTYNLVRKAYRLPDAPVRSLASAA; encoded by the coding sequence ATGACCCAGCTCTCGCTCGATCCCAACCGGCTTTTCCCGGCAGACCCGGGCACCCGTGCCATCGCGCGCGGCCTGTATGACAGCGTCGCCGCGCTGCCGATCGTCAGCCCGCACGGTCACACCGACCCCGCCTGGTTCGCGACCGACACCGCCTGGGACAATGCGACCGCCCTGCTGCTCGCGCCCGACCATTATCTCTACCGCATGCTCTACAGCCAGGGCATCAGCCTGAAGGATCTGGGGGTGCCTGCCCATGGCGTGCCGGGCGATGCCGATCCGCGCGCGGCCTGGCGCATCTTCGCCAGCAACCAGCATCTGTTTCGCGGAACGCCTTCAAGGATGTGGCTGGACCATGTCTTTGCCGCGCTGTTCGGGTTCGACGTCATCCTGTCCGAAAAGACGGCCGACCATTATTATGACCGGATCGGCGAACTGCTCGCCACCCCCGCCTTCCGCCCGCGCGCGCTGTTCGACCGGTTCAATATCGAACTGATCGCCACGACCGAGGGCGCGCATGAGCGGCTGGACCATCATGCCGCGATCCGCGCGTCGGACTGGTCGGGCCAGGTGGTGACGGCCTATCGCCCGGACGCCGTGATCGATCCGGAGCATGAGGATTTTCATGCCAGCATGGCCGCCTTCGCCGAACTGACGGGCGAGGATGTGATGACGTGGCGCGGCTATCTGCGCGCCCATGCCAGGCGGCGGCAGGATTTCATCGCCATGGGCGCGACGTCAACCGACCATGGGCACCCAAGCGCGCGGACGGCGAACCTGTCCGACGCGGAATCGGCTGCCCTGTTCGACAAGATCATCGGCAAGGACTGGACTGCCGCCGACGCTGAACTGTTCCGCGCGCAGATACTGACCGAAATGGCGCGGCTCAGCCTGGAGGACGGGCTGGTCATGCAGATCCATCCCGGTGCCTGCCGCAACCATAATAGCTGGCTGCATCAGCATTATGGCCGCGACAAGGGCGCGGATATCCCGGGGCGCACCGATTATGTCGGGGGATTGAAGCCGCTGCTCGACCGGTTCGGCAATGAAGCCAGGCTGTCGATCATCCTCTTCACGCTGGATGAAACCACCTATTCGCGCGAACTCGCCCCACTGGCGGGCCATTATCCCTGTTTGAAGCTGGGTCCGGCCTGGTGGTTCCACGACAGCCCCGAAGGCATGATGCGGTTCCGCGAGATGACGACGGAGACGGCGGGCTTCTATAATACGGTAGGGTTCAACGACGACACCCGCGCCTTCCTGTCGATCCCGGCCCGGCATGATGTCGCGCGGCGGGTGGATTGCGCGTTCCTGGCGCGGCTGGTCGCCGAAGGGCGGCTGCGCGATTGGGAAGCGCAGGAACTGGCGGAGGACCTGACCTATAATCTGGTGCGCAAGGCCTATCGCCTGCCCGATGCGCCGGTGCGGTCGCTCGCCAGCGCAGCCTGA